The Cryptococcus decagattii chromosome 11, complete sequence genomic sequence AAATAAATAGGTACGACGCCGTCCCCGAAGATCTTGTCCTCAACAACACAGTCCAAATCACTTACAACTCTTCTGCGCCCCCTGCTACCCCTTGGATCGTAGAAGATATTACCACATTCAATGATACAGAGTTGACGCCCCTCCTGCATGAAGATCTCCTCGGTGAACCAGACGTTGAGATCGTTCTGCACGCCTACTTTGACGTACGTCCCTCCATCCGATTAACTCTACTTTCCGTCATCCCAAGCTGATTTTGACCCCCTTTTGAATTTACACAGACATACGATGATGGAACCAACCGAGCTTCGTTCAATAATATCACCTACCGAATGCCCCCATCTACCCCTTCCATGCTCACCGCCCTCACCATGGGCAACGATTCATTCAACCCCGCCGTTTACGGAGCAATGACCAATGCCTTTACGTACCCACACATGGCGATTGTTCAGCTTACAGTATTCAACTGGGATGCGGGTTTCCACccattccatctccatgGGTAcgtccttttttttccctttttgTTTTCCTCCATCCGTTTTCCCTTGAGCCCGTTGACGGAATATTACACTAACGTTGCCATTATTGGATTGAAACAGCCACGAATTCCAACTTGTCCGCAAGTCGTTCGACGTGACCTCTAACGACACCACCATCAACCCTCCTCTTGACGAAACCCAGCGTAACCCCGCTCGACGTGACACAGTCGTCATTCCTCCTACTGGCATGGTCGTACTCCGTTGGAGGGCTGATAACCCCGGTGCTTGGATGTTCCACTGTCATGTACGtgttctctttcctttccttcttccctccaaACGCAACTTGCAAGTTTTTTTCTGTCGCTGACAGATGGAACGCTTCTCGCGTTTGATATCTTTAACAGATTGACTGGCATCTCTCCTCCGGTCTCGCAGCCGTCATGATCGAAGCCCCCGAACAATTCCAAACCCTCTCGGCCTCTGTACCTAGCCAAATCACCGACCAATGTAAATGGTGGAACAGGGGTACGGAAGGTAACGTGGTCGGCAAATTCTCTACTACCGATTTCAAGGGTCAGCCATGGGGACCTTTCCCTCTCAAGATGGGTTGGACACCAAAGGCGATTGGCGCTCTTGCTGGATGCATTCTCACCGCGATTGTGGGTGTAGCGACAATCGTTTGGTATGCGTCTGGGGAgttggatgaggaagagttggaggaggaggtgaagagggaagtggagaggaagaaggcgaaggtGCCCGTTTGGAAAAAAGTCCTGAAGACTAATGTCAAGATGTAACGTAATGTAGCATTTCTTTTGGTTATTATGATCCGTTGGGATTATGCAATATTATTATGAGTAATGCTGTTATTGTATACTATCATTCTATTGGGGAATTCCGTATCGGTGAAGCAATTATGAGAAGCAAAGAAGTATTGCTACGGTGTATCAGTCGCACAATGACAGAAAAGCGAGTTCAGAGAAGCTATATTCAATTCAAACTGCATGTTCACTCAAATGCCCTCCTACAACTCATCGTGCTCAGGagcctcatcctcttcctcccactcCTCCTCAGCGACATCAGCATCACTCTTCCTGTGGGTCTCCACAAACTCGACAAGACTGTCGAGGCTCCTGTCGCCAGTATAGTCAATGAATTCAGAAGAACCAGCAGGTCGGAATTTAAGGGTGGGGAAGCCTTGGACTCGGAAAGGGGCAGAAGGAGGAATGTCATTCTCAGTAGCGTCCATTTGAGCACTGCAAAAAGATTTAGCTTGCGTGCATGCCGCGAAGATGGAAGACATACATGATGATGTTGGCGTTATTGGCGTATTTCTCACCAAGAGTGTCCCAGATGGGGGCCAAACGCTCTGCAAAACAATTAGACGAGCCCAATGGggtcaaggaagaaaaaactTACGGCAGTGGCCGCACCAGGGAGCGTAAAACTCGGCAAAGACATCCTTGGACTCATCACCGTAGACATTGTTCCAATCGTCGGCGACAAGCTTATAAACAGAACCTTGGGTGGGGGGGATGGACTCAGACTTGATGCTAGGAGCAACCTCACCGGCGACATACTTCTTGACAAAGTCCTTGATAGTCTTAGCGGTGGCTTTGCCCGTCAAGGGGAACTTAGTCTGGTCGGCAAGGTCTTGGATCACAAACGCGGGCCAAGAGTCACCGGGGAGGTTGAGAGACTTGCCGTGGTCAACAAACTTGATAGCATCAATGTAAACAAAGTTGACAGAACCCTTGAGCTCTTTGGCAAGAGGCTTGAGCTCCTCGACAAGCTTCTCACGGGCAGAACCCTCGTTAGGGTCGGCAAAAAGATAGGCGATGGGAATACCCTGCTCGGCGTAAGAGCCAAAGTTTTCAGGAGTAATCTCGTCAAAGAGGGGCATAGAGTTTTGCTTGACAAACTCGCTGAGCTCGTTGACATCCGCGTGGGCGATCTCACCAGAGGGGAAGACAGCGTAACCTTCATCAAAGTCCTTGTAGAGGACAATGGCggggagagaaggattCTCAGGGATAGAAGGGAGGCCACTGGAAAGGTATTGACCGAAGAGATAAGAGTCTCGGGCGCCCTTGGCGTACTCCTTGAAGGCCTCAGGGACGGGGTGGGCATCGTCACCATAGGCAACGAGGACGCTAAGGATGTCAGTGATGGATCTTTTGAGAACGGTATTTACTTACACATTGTCAGCCTTGATAAACTCATCATGAGAATCAGGCGTTACCTCGCTAATGGCAGGGAGGCTTTGTCTAAAATTGAAGAGTTAGGATGTAATATTAGGAGTGATGACGCGGGCTCACTTGGTCATGTAACTAATGATACCGTCGGCCCTCCTTGTACCAGCATAGTCGGTGGGGGAACCGTTCCTAAAAACCTTCAAGGTAGGGTACCCATTGACACCAAATTCACCACAAAGACCTTGCTCAACGGTACAGTCGACCTGTCTCGGCGAATTAGCGTAAAACTCGAGGATAAAGGAGTGAAGAGATGTACCTTGGCAAGCTTGAtgttcttctccttgagCTCAGTAGCGGCTTCCTCGTAATGGGGAGCAAGGCTAAAAGATTTTAGCTAATTACATTCTTAAATGTTAAACTAGTAACCTACTTCTTACAGTGACCACACCCTGGACGAACACTAAAATCAGCATGATACTTGGAAGACAGGCTGCAACGTGTGGACCGTCGTCCAAGAAAACGTACAAGGAGCAAAGAACCTATAGTACAGGTGTCAGCGTCAATCCTTGACTATTTCCGCGCTCTTTCATACCCTCCAGCATCTTTGCCATCCAATACCACAGCATACAGACGAAAACTCACTCAACTAAAGCCAAGTCTTCGCCGGCGATCTCCTTCTGGAAGGTAGACTCGGTCAAATCAATGACGTCGCTGGCCAGAATGGACACAAGGTTTGGGAGGGCGGCCgcaagggcaagggagAGCTTTGAAGAGAACTTCATGGTGTTTtttgaaaaagatgaaagaaaggaaatgGAACAGACAAAGAGATGCGATGACTCAGCGGCGCAGAGAGGCGCGCTGGGATTGGCTTCCACGTCGACGCGTATATAACTCGGATACGTAAACTTGGGTTATTTTCAATTACTTATGCTTAGATTTCAGCAGGAATTGTTGTAGGAGTATTTTTGTGCTGAGAGTTCTTGGTTCAAGCAAGGGATAGTCTCACTTTAAAATAGTATGCATGATCAAAAAGCCTTCCAACAACACAAGCATctatcatcatccatctaCGGCAACTCGGCGCTCCAGACAACATTCTGTGGCTCGCAATCCTCAGCAGCAGTCTCTTCATTTGCCAATGTGAAATAAGGCCCATCCGCGTCTGTCTCAATGTCGAGCACAGTGCCGCTCAAATCCAACTTGAAGGGCAGGTCGGCTTGCCAGTAGACCGGACAGTTGAAAGTCGTCACATCGTCGCCAAAGACTTCAGTGCTATGCCAAAGTATCAGCTGAATTTCAATCTTTAATCGATAAGAAAAAATATGGACAAGTAAAACTTACTCGGTAgctccctcttcatccacctGCATCCTCATGGCCCATTCCTGCCACCCCTCAACCTGACAAGGACCCTCGACAGGACTGTGGAAGTAAAACCTGACGTTATAACCGGGAGTGTCTATAACCTCCAAGATTTCGTCATGATCAATCTTTACAGCATGCACAGAGTAAATGTGAGCGTTTGATCAAAGTGAGATTGAAGCCAGTCGGGTTGGCTGGGGTCGCCGAGCGAGTGGGTGGACACAGCGGGTTCTTCCTCTATGATCAGCGGGGTGGAAGGTATCTTCGCGATATTGTGCGTAAAGCTCTGTATCCTGAATCAGCACATACAAAGCAAAAATAGAAATCGTCATGAAAGAATCCTAGACTCACCGGTGTACCGTTCAGCCTCTCCCTCCCTCATCACAAAGCAATCATCGAAACGAGGATCGGTCATGGAGCCATTATACTCTGTCAAGAAACTAACTCCAGCGTCATCATCAGATTCCGCGGTGAAGACTTGTCCGTCGACAGCAATGTTGGCAATCTCCCCAGCAATGAGTCGGATTTGGGCTTTGAATGTCTCGCCGGCGTCGAGTAACTCCTGAATCGTTTTCATCAGCATAAACACTGGGCGAAACGAAGGAGACAAAAAACTtacaggaagaggagaagaaatgtGAGTCTCGCACATACGAACGATAGCGGGAGTCTGGAGGATACCGTCCTTGGCAAGTTCCAAGCTCGCTTCAAGTTGTTCGCGGCTAGGGGCAAGGATGACGAAAGCGGGCTTATTGACTGTCTTGATACCACCAACTTTTTCAACCATTTGAAGAGGTTCGTGGAAGACTCGATCGAGAAAGTGGAATTGCTACAGTTCTTATTAGTTAAATGATAGTTGCACGAAGGAGAATGATAAAGCACTCACGTCATCTCCAAGCGCTGTCAACTTGACTTCACCCACATTATCAACCATCCCAAActcaccctcttctttggcgGTCTCAAGTACATAAACCCTCCTCGCCTttatctcttccttctgaGTCTCGATCTCCGCACTCAAATTCTTCATCGCATTTATCAACTCTTCTTGTCCAGCCTTGAGAGAATTGACCATCTCTGCAAGATTCGCAAGCTTACCCAGTTCTCCCAGCTGAGGCCCAGACTTAGAAGCGCTGAACATGGAGGGGATGTCAGAGATACCAGACGTAGAGGAAGTATCGGCAAAACCTCTAGAGAGACGAGAggcggcggtggtggtgttGGTGAGACGGCGAAACGCGCTGGGATGAGCGACGACACCGCGGCCAAGAGCGAGGATTGAGGCAGACATGATGGGGCGGTCGTATATAAATGCTAATAGAGTAGTGAATAAAATGGAACAATTGTTAATGGAGCTGGTCGAGAATGAAGAGCAGCAAAGTAACCTTTGAGATAAATAGCGTCGAAGAGAGCTCAAGTGAGAGGATAGTCCCGACAATTCAAAGTAGCTATTGCCATACCAGCACCGTATGTACACAGCACCATAAAGAGTTATGGACGAAGGCTCACCTTGGTTATTAAAGAGTTTATTGCCGTCGTCGTGCTGTGCAGGAGAGGGATTACCAATAGAACGATGTGATAACGTCAAGAGGTAGTTAAGCATTCATCAGCTTGTCGAAAGATGGGAGAGCAGCAGCATCTCGCCAGCTTTAAATGCTTCGCCTTCATCGCTGACTTCATTTGATGGTCAACTTCATCAATAGTTCATCCCATCAGAAACTCGCCAAAGATCCGTGCCTGTGTCGAAGAGTAACAGTTATATTCTTCTCCCTTGATGCACGAGCAATTGCACTCAGTACTCACTCCCATTCTGGCCCATCAGCCATCAAGCGAGGGTTCATCGGGCTGTGAAAGGCTGTGGAGTTCCATACGAAGGGACAATGTAGCACGAATAGCCACagtttctttttgttttcgttCTTCAGATTAGAGGGAAAGGTGAGATGTTTCGACCGACTTAATCGCCGAGAGCCGAGTGTCAGGCGGCCATCACCGGTAGCTAATCATGGCAACGACGAGTAGTAGTAGAAATACGGTGAAGATTGAGATCGCCTGGCCGGTGATTATGGTTCCAAAAGATTACTACTTTGGGGCCGTTATGGTATTGCTTCCACCGTAAACTGCCCATTGCTGTCGGGTTTATTTTGAATTGTTTTACCAAAGGACCACACGTGGGCGTCATGCCCAGTGAGGCGTTCAATGGCATGAGAGAGCGACAGTTGTTAGTCACATCCTGTCCGGCGTCCGCTGTTGGCACGATGTGAAGCTGGCTTTCCCTTTTAACATATCGGATGCTTGGGGGATTACAAAGAGTATGAGTGCATGTAAGTAACAAACCTATATCTCAACGCAAATCCAAAATTACCCAAAAAGAAACGACATGATAACACAACCCTCTCAAGCCTAATTCCGCCTTTGCTCGACCTCTTCACTAACAGAATTCGCCCACTTCTTCTCTCGTCCCCGTCCATTTGATCCTAGGTCATGCAAAAGTTGCGACTGCTGAGGAAACATATACTCTGCCAACTCCGGGTTAGGCGTTTCAGATGTTCCTAAACCTTCAGCCGACGAACTCGGTACCCCATCCCCATTCATCATTAAATCCCCATCCTCCCCAgtctccttcccattcctGATCtcttgatgatgagaaaAGAACGTCACCCTCACACCAAACGGTGTCGAACCCTGATACCCCTCAACCTGCCTATCCAACGCCGTCTGAGTCATCGGGAACTCTGCGCCCCCTGTTGACTttgcctcctcttcttcattctcatGCAATGACGGAGGCGGAGAAGGTGGTTCACGAGAATTAATAGTAAACACAGCCGATAGCGCGTACAGTTCCGTAATCATCTCCAGTAGAACCCACAAAATATTGGATTTCGTTCgatgggaagaaggggatgcaatgaagatgatacACATGACTCCGCCTACGATGTGAGTGAGGAGGACGGTTGAGAGAGTAAGAGTCATCATACGGCGGACAAGGGTACGTGTAGATAGGGAGATGCTATGTCGGGCGCGAGAAAAGCGATAGATAAGCATACAGGTGATACAACCGTCGATGGCGGCGGAGAGACCCATCCAGAGGATAGCGACGACCTGGCTTGGAACGCCAATCACGCGAGAGTGGAATTCTTCGGTAGTGGTGTATGGGCTGTTTGCCCAGAGTCTTCCAGTTATTGCTAAGCTGTACAAAGTATCAGTGACTGACCGTCCACGAGATGAAACAACTCACGCCCAGCCGCAGAATAGAGTCAGAGTCGAAAACCCGTACAGCGTGCAAATCAACcacgtcttcttccccatcaaCTGCCATGCTCGCCGTCCAAAGTATAGCTGCACAGTATATGCCATAGTGGGAATCTTGATCGATATGAGCGCCGATCAAAatacaaaaaaaaagccATGCACACAGAAAACTTACTAAGGCATCTTGTACACTCAGCGGCCACCAAAATTCTCCCCAGATCTTCGTATTCGTCAACCCATCCGCAAAATACTTCCAGCTCGAAACAAGCACTAGAACAACCTGCACACTACTGAGGACCCATATCCAAATGACAAGTAACTGTGTTCGCCAGTGATCGGAATGTCGGTTAAAGTACCTATAGACTTGTGAACAATGGACACCGTAAAGCGCCAGCTGTTGTTTCATTTAGCACTCCTCAGCGTCGGGTTTGGGAATAGTAAAGACGTACACAAAAATAAGAGCCCATGAGGAATCCGGTAGGTGTTACTGGGTACGGGTTGTGGCTCGTAGTCACCTCTGTCGAGTTTAACATTGCAAGCGCATCACCAAGTGAGAAATTACGGGAGGTCGAAGAAGGTATGTCGAGCTATAATCCATATagacaaggaaaaaggTTGAAATTATGCCTGGCTTTTGCCATGAATACCAGCAAGATGTATGCCGTAAAGGTGGAGGAGTGAAGAGGGGTAGCACAGAAACAGAAATGAGGGACTGCGTCTTGGTTGGGCGTTTGTCCGGCGCGTCAGCCGGAAagtgaaggaagagagcaAAAAGCTATGGTGCCTCAAAGTGTAAAGGTTTCATAAATAATTGAACTTTTGTCCAGTGGTCCAGTCCAGCGTCACCTTGCACTCTGTTTGAACAGTTTTGAGGGTCGTCAATGGATACCGGGAGCCGAATAAgagatggtgaagatgacTGACATGCGACGGATGTTTGGGCTGATTGCAGTGGGGTAGGAAAAAATAAGACTGATCGCCAGACGGTGTTCATGGTGTGCTAATGactctccttcttcaacgaTGCTCCTTGTCTCGGGACGAAAATTTGTGAAGAAAGCGGAAAGGAATGATACTATGGTGCAGACGCTATGAAGGGCGAGGTTTGAAGAGGCTGGGCTGGGGCGTCAACAGGTACCAGGCACAGGTCCGAATTCCGAGTTAACGGCATTTTCCAATGGAGAATTATTATTTGTTATGTAATATTGGGAACAATTAGGACGACAATCGACGACAAGCAAGAAGCGATCGAAGACTGGCATAAAAACGAACTCACTGACACCCTGCTGCGTGAGTTGTGTAACACCTCATCTCGAAAAGCAAAGAGCGAACTCGATAGTGATTAGAAAAAAATACAAGAAGGTATTATGCTATACTACGATACCTGATTCATCATACTAATGGACTACTATTTCGGTTACAATTGGCTGTCTCGGTGAATAATCAATGGAGCAATCAAAGTAAGTCGGCTATTATCCTCGGCCTTGGTGGAGAAGCTGAGCTGATTCATCTTTGTATAGATAAGTACAACCCGCCATGCATATGCATCTATCTTTGACTCTTGGATTGGGCGCGCCCTGAGTATGGATGAATAATCCGTATGATTGAGGCTTAGGTAAATGACGTATGAATTCGGCCTTGCAGCAAATGGCGCCATGCCGAAATCAGTCAGAACAACACGTATATATTACTCGGTCTGGCAACCTACACCACTTGTTCACGATCTGTCCACTAGCCATACACTCAAGCAAGGATTATCATCATTATCAACATGCCCATGCCCGATGAACACATCCACCCGACTGCCACAGGCCTTGCTAAGAAGGTCGTGGAAGCTCATCAAGATCCTCAAGACTTAGTATTCTGGAGCGGATGGGTATGCCATTGTCTTTGTCATTTACAGGGGCATGTGAGCTGACAGGACTATTTGGTATGGTAGTTCTGCCCCTTCAATCAGGTTAGTTGGTTTCCGCTGTTAAGCCGATCATCAATTTGATTGCAATCACTGTAGCGTATCTGGATTGCCCTTGAGGAACGAAAAATACCTTACCAATACCATGAAGTAAACGTGAATTTTGTTCCTTCCCTGCTAGTAAAGTGATATTGACTACTATGCGTAGCCAtacaagaaggaagaggcaTTCCTCAAGCTTAACCCTCTAGGGCTTGTGCCGACGCTCGAGATCAAAACTCCCGACGGTAGCAAATCGCTTTACGAGAGTGATGTCCTGGCAGAGTTCTTGGAGGATCTTTATCCTCCCAGCAAGGAGCATCCGTATGACAACCTTTGACGATTGTTTTGTTACGACACCTTGACTGACCTTCTGTAAGATCCATCTTCCCTTCTGATCCATACGAGAAGTCATGGGTCAGACTCAACATTCAGCATGTCACCAAAGTACGTTTGCTTTTTTTCCATACTCTTTATGAACCTTACAAGCATTATTAAACGAATAGAAAATCATCCCCAACTATTTCAAACTCCAACAAGCCCAAACTGAATCAGATCAGGATGCCGCCCGCAAAGAACTCATCTCTGCTCTTCGTACATACGCCAAACGCGTCAAAGGTCCTTATTTTGCAGGCGGACAGTGGACAGCCGTAGACGGAGCACTGGCACCGTTTGTAAGGAGGTTGTATATTCTGGAAAAGCATAGGAATTTcgatgagaaggaggtcGGGGAAGGGTGGTGGGAGTATAGGGAGAGGTTGATGGGTAAGTATTGCTGTTTTCTCCCTCTTTTTAGTGAATGATGAAGGGTGATGGAGATAGAAGCTGATGAGAGATAGCTCGCGATTCGCTCAACAATACTTCTTCAGAGGATCAATATTACGAGGAAATCTTGGGAAGGTGAGTAATCCTTGCGACCTTCTATTACCATCACAACACGGCTGGTTCTAACTGTTTTTATAGGTACCTCAAGAATGAAGCTCAATCAGAAGTCGCCAAGGCTACTCGTGCTGGCCAGAGTCTTCCCTAACATCTTTCGTCGATTTTTAAGCTAAAATGAATGCCGTCCTCGAATTTGCATTTGATATCGATGCGATAGACGTATATGTATTAATGCCATCGGCGCAACGTGTAGAGTAGCGAATCTTGTTgcatcatccatcattAAATACTCCCCCCAACGGCCATGCCCAAAAGCATCGTTCCCAAGAAAGTCGATACTTTCCCCAATCCTTGCCAAGCACCAGACCCAAAGCAAACATCAATTAAGGCCGAACCCAAAGAAACTAAGGCTGGGCCGGGACATATCCCTATCAACCCCCAGCCGACACCAAAGATGGCAGCACCCATTAAAAGTTTTGAATCGATATCCTTTCGCGTGGGGACTTGCCAGCTTTCCCAATTAAATTTTGGCTTTGGCTTTGACTGCCCGTTCCCCAgcttcttgttcttgttCATAAGAGAGGCGTAGTGTATCATATTTGGAAGAACGCCGCCGAGCACCACCATGAGCAAAGAGGGATCCCAGCACTGTGGATTAGGGAATCTGAGGAAACCCGACACTTTTGAAGGGTCCGTCATGCCAGACAGCAATAGAccgatggagaagatcagACTTGAGACAAAGTATGGTAAAAGGCGTGCGATTTTGTGTACAGATTTCATGCGGGTTAAGGCGGTACTTTTCGCTTGCAGGGTGAATCGGGCAACCAGAGGTACGCAAATTAGAGCAACGGTGGTTGGAAGAGAGGGTAGTTCGATAGAGTATGCGGGGGTTGAAGCTATAGGGTACTGGGGGAAGATATTGCCAGTGATGACTGCAGTGGCGAAAAATGTCACGGTTGCTACGATTGACCGTACAGATAGCCTTGCAACTCCACAGAGCATATGTCCACTGGTACAACCATTGCTGATCTACGATGTGTCACTTGCTATCAGCTTTCTTTTTGTACTGGGAGATAGACAGCATGGTTTGAATAACTCACCTGGCTTCCTAAACCAACGAGTAACCCGGCCAATGCTAATTTACCTTTGCCTATAGTCTCCAGAGCTGATAGACCCTGTCCTGGAAATAGACCTTTGACGCCGGTAACGGCAGCCAGTACTGGCCCTGCCACCAACCCGCTGACAACAGCCCATCTCCAGCCTTCTCGCTCTACTAGCACGGCACCACTTACAATCCCTGATATGCCAAAGACACGGCCGGTATCTTCGAGAATCTGGGAAGTGGAGAGGTGAAGCAGTAAACCCCCCACGAACGAATGGACAGGCGTGAAAGGCATGGTGATAATGAGTTCAGTCAGTGATGTTGATTAGAGAACTGATCAGCAAATGCGAGATTATATAGAGTGCAGACTTCAAAGTATACGTATGTAGCGGGGTTCGAGATTACACACCTTTTGCAAATTGTGGATCATATATTT encodes the following:
- a CDS encoding protein disulfide-isomerase domain yields the protein MKFSSKLSLALAAALPNLVSILASDVIDLTESTFQKEIAGEDLALVEFFAPWCGHCKNLAPHYEEAATELKEKNIKLAKVDCTVEQGLCGEFGVNGYPTLKVFRNGSPTDYAGTRRADGIISYMTKQSLPAISEVTPDSHDEFIKADNVVLVAYGDDAHPVPEAFKEYAKGARDSYLFGQYLSSGLPSIPENPSLPAIVLYKDFDEGYAVFPSGEIAHADVNELSEFVKQNSMPLFDEITPENFGSYAEQGIPIAYLFADPNEGSAREKLVEELKPLAKELKGSVNFVYIDAIKFVDHGKSLNLPGDSWPAFVIQDLADQTKFPLTGKATAKTIKDFVKKYVAGEVAPSIKSESIPPTQGSVYKLVADDWNNVYGDESKDVFAEFYAPWCGHCQRLAPIWDTLGEKYANNANIIIAQMDATENDIPPSAPFRVQGFPTLKFRPAGSSEFIDYTGDRSLDSLVEFVETHRKSDADVAEEEWEEEDEAPEHDEL